TGTCGAAGTCGATCAGGTCGGCGGCGTCCACGGCGAAGGGCTGCGCCAGGAAGCGGTCGCTGGTGTTCCCGAACCGGGGAGTGGCGCCCGAGGTGTCAACCTGCCAGACGGCGAGAGGATCGCCGACGGCAACCAGGTCAAGCCGCCGGTCGTTGTCGGCGTCGCCGGCGACCAGCAACCGGGCGTCCGTTTCCAGGGCCGTGCCGGAGGCCGCGTGACCGACGGAGGCGCGCCGCAACTGAAGTTGCGGGAGTGGAGCCTCCGAGCCGTCCCCGCCGGCCACCCAGGCGATGTCGGGCCGGTCGTCGCCGTCGAAGTCCGCGACTTCGAGCGCCCGGCCGGCGGCGGCCGCGTTGTCGATGCGGGTCGCCCGGAAACGGACCGGGAGCGCCGGTCCGAAGTCCTCGATCGGCGACTCGTCCACGAAACGCTCGACCGGAATGCCCGGGATGTTCGTGAAGATCTCGGCGTGACTGCTTGTCCAGGCGGTGGTCCCCTTCATGACGTTCGTGACCCGCCGGGCGAGGCTGAGGCCGCGTTCCAGGTCGTCCGCCTCCAGTGCGTCGAGAACCTCCTCGACGACTCGTTCGGCGCTCGGCTGGGCCTGCCAGATCAGCTCCCGCACGCGGAGGTAGTCGTCGCTCGCGCGGCCGCGGTCGCCGTCTCCGAGGGCGGCCTCTCCGCTCAACAGCAGAACGACGAGGTTGTCGGGCCGCAGGCGCCGGAGCCGGTCGACCGCGGTTCGCCGGTCGACTTCGGCCTGTGGTCCGCTCATGATGTCCGCATGCCGGAACAGGGCGTACTGCGTTTCGGGGTCGTCCGGCGCGGTGCTGGCGGCCCGGCGGTACTCCACCAGCGCCTCCTCGTGTCGGCTTGACCACTGCAGGATGTCGCCGCGGATCAGCAGCAGGTCGGCTCTATTGCCGCCCAGTTCGAGGGCGCGGTCGACGGCGGCGAGCGCCGCGTCCTTCCGGTCCTGCCGCAGCAGCGCGACGGCCAGGTTGGCGTGACCGAGAGGCTCGTCCGGCACGAGCTCGATCAGTTCCCGGTAGGTGCTCTCGGCCTCGACCTCGCGCTCGTTCTCGAGTTGCGCGTAGCCGATGCCGTGCAGGCGCACCTGTTCCTCGGTCGGTTGCGCGGACGCCGCGGCCGGGACGAGCGCGACGAGGAGAAGAAGGGCGGAGAGGTTTCGAGGCATGACTCGACTCGACACTCTAGAGTAGTCGCCGCCGTGACCGCGAAGCGTCTCTACCTGATTGACGGCTACTCCACGATCTTCCGGGCCTTCTACGCGATCCGGGGTTTGTCGACCTCGGCGGGCGAGCCGACCAACGCGATCTACGGCTTCATCAACATGCTGCGCAAGCTGCTGCGCGAGGAGGAACCTCCGCTGCTCGGGATCGCGCTGGACGTGGGGCGCGCGACGGTACGGACGGAGGCGTACGCCGAGTACAAGGCGAACCGGGCCCCCATGCCGGAGGATCTGAAGGCGCAGATGCCGGCGATCCGCCGGGCGATCGAAGCCTTCCGCATCCCGATCCTCGAGCTCGAGCGCTACGAGGCGGACGACGTCATCGGCACGCTGGGACGCAAGGCGCAGGACGCGGGCTACGAGGTCACGATCGTCAGCGCGGACAAGGACCTGTTCCAGCTCGTGAGCGACCGCGTGTCGCTGCTCCATACCGGTCGCGAGAAGACCTACGACCCGGCCCTGGTCGAGCAGGACTTCGGGGTGCCGCCGGAGCAGGTCGTCGACGTGCTCGCCCTGGTCGGGGACAAGGTGGACAACGTGCCGGGCGTCCCCGGGATCGGCCAGAAGGGCGCGCAGACCCTGATCAGGGAGCACGGCAACCTCCAGACGCTGCTGGAAGCCGCGGCCGGACTCAAGCGCAAGGCCTACCGCGAGGGGCTGCGGGAGCACGCCGATCAGGCCCTGCTGTCCCGGGAGCTGGTGACGATCCACACGGACCTCGATGTTCCGTTCGAGCCCGAGGCCCTGGAGATGGAAGCCCCGGACTATGAGGCGCTGGCCGACCTGTGCCGCGAGTTCGAGTTCTGGAGCCTGCTCAAGGAGCTCGAGAGCGAGAGCGGCGGTCCGGAGATCGAGCCCGCCATCGTCCTGGACTCCGTCGAGGCGTTCGAGGCCGCGGTCCTGGAGATGGGACCCCGCATTGCCGTCGGCGTGGTGTTCCGGCGCGGCGGCGAACCGGCCGGGTTCTCCTTCGCGCCGGTGGAGGAGGTCGCCGATGGCGAGGTCGCCGAAGTCGGCCGCGCCCGCTTCGCCGGTTTCGACACGGCCGGTGTGCGGGAGGCCGCGGCGGCGCAGGTGCGTGCCTGGCTGGCGGACCCGGACCTCGAGCTGATCGGCCACGACCTGAAGGAGGTTGTCCGGCTGTGCCCGCATCACGAGGGCCGGCCGGCGGTCGCCGCTCGTCTGGCGGACACGATGTTGATGGCCTACCTGGTCCACTCGGCCGTGCGCAGCTTCGGTCTTGCGACCGTCGCGCTTGACCGCCTCTTCTACAAGGCGACGACGCCGGCCGACGCGGGCCTCGGCGAACCCGGCGGTCCGGCTGCGACGCTGGGCGATGACGCCGGGCTCGGCCTCTACGCCGCCGAGCAGGCGGTGCTGCCCGCGCTGATCCTCGAGGCGCTCGCCGAGCAGTGGCGGGAGTCACGGGGCGCCCGCGAGGTCTACGAGCGGATCGAGGCGCCCCTGCTGCCGGTCCTCGCGGCGATGGAGGAGGAGGGCATCGAGCTCGACTCGGGCGTGCTGGCCGACATGTCGAGGCGCCTCGAACTCGACGCGGGTGATCTGGCGGAAGAGATCTTCGACGAGGCCGGAGAACGCTTCAACATTCTGTCGCCACAACAGCTCGGCGTCGTCCTGTTCGACAACCTTGGCCTGCCTTCGCCCGGCCGCACCCGCAAGACGAAGAAGTACAAGACCGGCGCCGATGTCCTGGAGCACCTGGCGCAGCAGGGCCACCGGCTGCCGGCGAAGGTCCTGCACTACCGGGAACTGACCAAACTCAAGTCGACCTACGTCGACGCGCTGCCGAGCCTCGTCGCCGCCGACGGCCGCCTGCACACGCGCTACCACCAGGCGGTGGCGGCCACCGGCCGGCTGTCCTCGCACGACCCGAACCTGCAGAACATCCCGATCCGCACCGACATCGGCCGCCGGGTGCGCCGCGCCTTCCGCGCCCGCGACGGTTACCGGCTCCTGGTCGCGGACTACAGCCAGATCGAGCTGCGCGTGCTCGCGCACATCTCGGGCGACGAGGCGTTGATCGACATCTTCCGCCACGGCGGCGACATCCACCGCTCGACCGCCGCCACGGTGTTCGGCGTGGCGCCCGCCCTGGTCACCGACGAGCAGCGCCGCGCCTCGAAGACGATCAACTTCGGGATCATCTACGGCATGAGCGCCTTCGGTTTGGCGCGCGCGCTGGGTATCGCCCGCGGCGAGGCGCAGGCCTTCATCGACGCCTACTTCGAGCGCTTCCCCGGGGTGCGCGCCTACACCGAGCAGACCCTGGCCAGTGCCGAGGAGACGCTCCAGGTCGAGACCCTCTACGGCCGCGTCCGCTACATCCCCGACATCAGGAGCCGCAACCGGGCGGTGCGCGAGAACGCCCGCCGGATGGCCGTCAACGCCCGCATCCAGGGCACCGCCGCCGACCTGCTGAAGCTGGCGATGATCGCCGTCGACCGCCGCCTGCGGACCGAGCTCGAGGAGGCCCGGCTGCTCCTGACCGTCCACGACGAGCTGGTGCTCGAAGCGCCCTCCACGGACATGGACGCGCTCACGGCCCTCGTACGCGAAGAGATGGAAGGCGTCGCCGACCTGAGCGTGCCCCTCGTCGTCGACATGGACTCCGGCCCCGACTGGTACGAAGCCAAGGCCTAGGAGGCAGAGCGCCCCACGCCTTCGCAGGATGCTCCACACTGGGTGCGCCGGCGCCCTCGCCGGCTGCCGCCGAAGGCGGCTATGAAACGCGTCTACTCTGCATTGCGCAAGGCCGGAATCACCCGGTCGCCATACGCTGCCAGCGTCCCCTCCTTGTCGTCGTGCATCAGGTACACGGCGAAGTGGTCGACGCCCAGGGCCTTCAGTTCCCGCAGCTTCGCGATGTGGTCCTCCGCCGTGCCCAGCACGCACAAGCGGTCGACGATGCCGTCAGGCACGAACTCGGTGTCCGGGTTTCCGCTGCGGCCGTGGTGGGAGTAGTCGTAGCCCTGGCGCTGGCGGATGTACTCGGCGAGCACGTGGGGCACCTTCGAATCGTCCTCGCCGTAGCGCACGACGAGGTCGTGAATGTGGTTGCCGACCATGCCGCCGAACCAGCGCAACTGGTCCCGCTGGTGCTCGATGTCGTCGCCGACGTAGGCCGGCGCGACCACGCAGACCGTGATCGCGTCCGGGTCGCGGCCCTCGTCCTCGGCCGCGTCGCGCATCGCCTGCAGGGTCCACTCCAGGATCTTCGGGTCCGCCAGTTGGAGCACGAAGCCGTCGGCGTGGCGGCCCACCGTGTCCAGTGCTTTCGGGCCGTAAGCCGCGAACCACACCGGTAACTCGGCGTCCGCCCCCTCGCGCCAGGGAATCGACACGGATGTACCGCCCAGGTCCGCCTCACGACCGGCGAACAGCGCCCTGATGACGTTCATCGCGTTCACCGAGGCCGCCAGCGACTCCGGCCGGCGGCCGATGTAGCGCAGCGCCGAGTCGCCCCGGCCCATGGCGCAGAGCGTGCGCCCCGGGTACATGGAGTCCAGGGTCGCGAACAGGGACGCCAGCACGGTCACATCCCGCGTGCCGGGATTCGTGACCATGGGCCCCACGCCCATCCGTTCCGTGCTCGCCAGGATCCGGGAGAAGATGACGAACGGCTCGGGCCACAGGACGTGCGAGTCGAAGAGCCAGCTCTGGTCGAAGCCGTGGCGCTCGGCCATGACCGCGAGTTCAACGACGCGCGAGATCGGCGGGTCCGGCTGAAGGACCACGCCGAAGGACATCGAACCGCCGTGTGCGCCCACCGAGGGAGCGTACCAGCGGTCCCGGCTCGCCCGTCAGCCGGCCGCTTCGGCCAAGGGCACGTACTCGAACCCGTGCGCGTCGGCCACCGCCTCATGGGTCACGTGCCCGTCGACGACATTGACGCCGGAGGCGAGGGCCGGGTCGCGTCTCGCGGCGTCGCGCCAGCCGCGGTCGGCGATCTCCAGCGCGTAGGTCATCGTCGCGTTGGTCAGGGCGTAGGTCGATGTGTGCGGCACGGCGCCCGGCATGTTCGAGACGCAGTAGTGGACCACGCCCTCCTCGACGTACCGGGGGTCGCGGTGGGTCGTGGGGCGGCTGGTTTCGGCGCAGCCGCCCTGGTCGACGGCGACGTCGACGAGCGCGGATCCCGGCTCCATCTGTGCCAGGTGGGCGCGGGTGACGAGGCGCGGCGCCCGGGCGCCGGGGATCAGCACGGAGCAGACGACGAGGTCGGCCGAAGCCACCGCGCCCTCGATGTTGGCCGCATTCGACATCAGCGTCGTGACGTGGCCCTGGACCACGTCCCGTACGTAGCCGAGGCGCAGCGGGTTGATGTCGAGAATCGTGACTTCCGCGCCGAGGCCGACGCCGACGACGCAGGCGTTCATCCCGACGACGCCGGCGCCGATGATCGTGATCAGGCCGCGCCGCACTCCGGAGACGCCGGGCAGCAGGATGCCCTTGCCGCCGGCCCGCCGCTCCAGGCACGCGGCGCCGGCCTGAATCGAGAGCCGCCCGGCGACTTCCGACATGGGCACCAGCAGCGGCAGGGTCCCGTCGGCGAGCTGCACCGTTTCGTAGCCGATACCGACGACCCGCCGCTCCAGCAGGCTCGCCGTGAGCTGCTCCGACGCCGCCAGGTGGAGGTAGGTGAAGAGGACCTGCCCCGGCCGCATGCGCTCGAACTCGGCTTCGAGAGGCTCCTTGACCTTGAGGACGAGATCGGCCTGCGCCCACACCGCGTCCGCGCCGTCCACGATCGCGGCGCCGGCCGAACGGTACGCGTCGTCCGGGATCGCGCTGCCGACGCCGGCGCCGGACTCGATCGCCACCTCATGGCCGCGGGCTGTGAACGCGGCGACGCCGGCGGGCGTGATCGCGACCCGGTGCTCGTCCGTCTTGATCTCGGTGGGAACGCCGACCCGCATGTCAGGCCTCCATCCTATGCCGCGGCCGCAGCACCCGCCGCCGGTCCCCCTCCCGGCGCGTCAACCTCTGGCGGTCCAGGTGCTCCAGCAACGGGATGGCCCACTTGCGGGTGAGGCCGAAGCGGTCCTTGAACTCGGCGACGGTGAAGATGTCCCAGCCGGTGGCCAACAGGTCGGCCTGGAAGCGCTCCAGGGAACTCGCGGCCAGCACGAGGCCGTTCGGAAGGCGGACCAGCTTGCCGCGCTCGACCAGGTAGCGGAGGACGCCGTCGAAGACCTGGGGCTTGGCCCCCAGGGTGCGGCAGAGCTCCTCGGGCGAGCCGGGGGTCAGTCCCTGTTCCTCGAAGCCTTCGACGATGTCCCGGGCCAGTTTCGATTCGGCGCCGGTCAGTTCGCTGGCGCGGCCCGGGAGAGTCACGAGTTCTCCGTCCGTGACGATCGCGTCGTCCTTGCCGCCCCGGCTCGACCAGTCCAGGTAGGCCGGGGCGAGGTCGGCGGCGCGCGCGCCCAGCAGCCGGCGGACCAGTTCGGCCTTCGGCATGCCGCGTGACAGGCGGTCGGCGGCGAAGTGGGCCTCGACCAGACGCCGGGCACGCCGGGTCACGCGACGGACCGTGGTCGCGGTGACGAAGCGGCCGCCGGCACCCGCCTCGAGCAGCAGGCCTGCCTGCGCGGCGCCGTTCAGCACCTCCCGGGCGTCGGCGGGGACGACGCCCAGACGCAGGGCAAGTTCGGTCGTCGCAAGACCGGCCTCGCGGCTGGCGGCGGCCCACTGCACGGCGGCGGCCTGCCGGTCGCCGGAGCCGAGCGCGTCGATCGTCGGTCCGAGAGCCTTTCCTCGAGGACGCCTCCAGGCCGGGTCGAGCACGTCGCCGCCGCCGAGCGTCGTCTGGGGCGAGGGCCTGCGGATGACGAAGCGGTCGCCGCGAACCGCCACCAGGGGCTCGTCGAGCCGGATCTCGGCCACGGCTTCCTGGCCGGGCATGAGCCGGTCGGCCTCGAGCGGCCGCAGCTTGCCGATCCGCTGCGCGGCGTTCACGTGGAGCCGCACCGGGCTGCTGCCGTCGAGCGGTTCGGGCGCCGAGGCGAGCAGCCGGCAGCGCACGAGCAGGGAAGTCGTGGCGCGGTAGACGCCGGGCGCGGTCAGCTCGTGGCCGCGCGCGACCTGCTCGAGGTCGACGCCGACGAGCTGGAGCGACGTGCGCTCGCCCGCTTCAGCCTGCTGGCGGCGGTCGCCGTGGACCTCGATGCTGCGCACTCTGGCACGGCCGGCGGCCGGCAGGATGTCCAGCTCGTCGCCGATGCTCACGATGCCCCGGGCGAGGGTGCCGGTGACCAGCACGCCGAGTCCCCGCAGGTGAAAGGCCCGATCGATCGGCAGGCGGGCTGGCATGGAACGGTAGCGGTCGATCGGGGCCGCCGACCGGGCAAGCTCCACCAGGGCGGCACGGAGCTGTTCGAGGCCTTCGCCGCTCTGGGCCGAGACCGGCACAATCGGCGCGCCGGCGAAGGGGGTTCCGGCCAGGGCCTCCTCTAGCTCCAGCTCGGCGAGCTCCACGAGGTCGGGCGACACGAGGTCCGTTTTCGAGAGCACCGCCAGACCGGCGGGGATCCGGAGCAGCGAGCAGATCGCGAGGTGCTCCAGGGTCTGCGGCATGACCCCCTCGTCGGCCGCCACGACCAGCACCATCATCTGAATGCCGCCGAGCCCTGCGAGGGCGTTGTGAACGAAGCGCTCGTGGCCGGGCACGTCGACGAAGCCGATCTGCCAGCCGTCCTCGACCATCGAGGCGAAGCCGAGGTCGATCGTTATGCCGCGCTGCTTCTCCTCTTCCCAGCGGTCGCAGTCGACCCCGGTCAGGGCCTGGACCAGCCGCGTCTTTCCGTGGTCCACGTGGCCGGCGGTGCCGACGACGAACCGGTTGGCGACCACCCCGTTCACGAACCGCGTTCGGGGTCGATGCCGTAGGCCTGGAGCTTGCGGTACAGGTGGCGGCGGTCGATTCCGAGGTCCCTGGCGGCCTGGGAGACGTTGCCGCCGGCGGCACCGAGCCGGCGCTCGATGTACAGCCGCTCGAAGGTCTCGCGGGCCTCCTTGAGCGAGGCGTAGTCGTTGCCCACCTGGGCGATCGCGTCCGCGCCGCGTACCCGCGGCGGCAGGTCCGCTTCCACGACCACGTCGCCGGGCGCCATGATCATCAGGCGTTCGCTCAGGTTGCGGAGTTCTCGCACGTTCCCGGGCCACGAGTAGGCGACCAGCCGTTCGAGCGCCTGGGGGTCGACCGTCTTCGGACGGCGACCGGCCTCGGCGGCGAAGCGTTCCAGGAAGTGGTCGATCAGAGCCGGAATGTCCTCGCGCCGCTCGCGAAGGGCCGGTACGTGGAGCGGAATGACGGCAAGCCGGAAGTAGAGGTCCTCGCGGAACCGGCCGGCGGGGAGTTCACCCTCTTCCAGGTCCTTGTTCGTCGCCGCCAGCACCCGCACGTCGACCTCGATCGGCTCGGAGCCTCCCACCCGCTCGAAGCGTTGCTCCTCGAGCACGCGCAGCACCTTGGCCTGCGTGTTCAGCGACATGTCGGCGATCTCGTCCAGAAACAGGGTGCCTCCGTCGGCCTGTTCGAACCGTCCGCGGCGGTTCTCCGATGCTCCGGTGAAGGCGCCCTTGATGTGCCCGAAGAGCTCGCTCTCGATCAGTTCCTCCGGGATCGCGGCACAGTTCACTTCGACGAAGGCGCGGCTCCTGCGCTGGGAGAGGCTGTGGACGCGCCGCGCGACGAGCTCCTTGCCCGTGCCGTTCTCGCCGGTGATCAGGATCCGGCTCTCGGCGCGAGCCGCGAGCTTCAACTCGTCCTTCAACTGCCGCATCGACGGTGAGTCGCCGATGAGCTGCCGCTCGGTGTCGAGCCGGTTCGACAGTTCCCGTACCTGGCGTTCGAGACGGTTCCGCTCCAGGGCGTTCTCGACCGACACGACGACCCGATTGAGCGCAAGCGGCTTCTCCAGGAAGTCGTGGGCGCCGACGCGCATCGCCTTGACCGCCGTATCGATGTTCCCGTGGCCGGAGATGACGACGACCGGCGTCTGGAAGTCGCCCTCCCTGAGCTCCTCCAGGATCTCCAGACCGTCACGGTCGGGCAGCCAGATGTCGAGCAGGACGAGATCGAACTCGTCGCTCGCCATCAGCGCCTGGCCGCTCACCGCGTCCGCCGCCGCCGTCACCGAGTGGCCTTCGTCCTCGAGAATGTCCCGCAGGGTCTGGCGGATGCCGGCCTCGTCGTCGACGATCAGAATGCGCGCCTTGCTCATCGTTGGATGCCGGTGAGCGCGTTTCTACCGCGGCAACTCGGACTGGGGCAACTCGGACTGAGGCAGTTCAATGGTGAAGGTCGTGCCGTGAGGCTCGTTGTCCTCGACCCGGATCGAGCCGTTGTGATCGCTGACGATGCGCTGGACGATGGCGAGGCCCAGCCCTGAACCCCGTCCCTTGGTCGAAAAGTACGGCAGGAAGAGCTTCTCTCGGGCCCCCTTCGGCACGCCGCTGCCGGTGTCCCTGACGGAGAGGTCGAAGGTCCCGTTGCTGCGGCCGGCCCGGACCGTCACCTGACCGGGCGGGTTGGTGGCGGCGATGGCGTTGTCCAGCAGGTTGACCAGGGCGGAGCGCATCTGGTCAGCGTCGAGCTTGGCATGGAGACCCTCTTCGCCGGCCTCGATGCGCGCCTCGACCTCGACTCCGGGTTTCAACTCGCGGTACAGGTCTACCGTTTCGCTGATCAGCTTCGCTATGTCGACATCGCGGGGCTGGGGGCGCCGCATGCGAGCGTAGCGCGCGAACTGGTCCACGAGGTTCTGCATGTTGCCGACCTCGCGGACGACGATCTGCGCTCCCTCCTCGACCGCGACGCCGAGGCCCGCGTCCTTGTTCTGCGCCTTGCGCAGCAGTCGCTCCGCGGCCAGCTTGATCGGAGTCAGCGGGTTCTTGATCTCGTGGGCGATCCGGCGCGCGGCTTCCGTCCAGGTGGCGGCCTTCTGGGCGTCCAGCAGCGCGGTCAGATCCTCGATCACGAGGACGTGGCCGAGCAGCTCGAAGCCGCCGCTGCCGTCCGGGGCGCGCAGGGGGCTGGTCTTGACCTCGAGGGTCTTCCAGTCGTCCCTCCCGCCGAGGCTGACTTCGCGGCGGGCTGAGGCGGCCCCCGAGCGGCGCGGGCCGGTCGCCCGACTGACCGTCGAGTCCGGCAGGTCGGCGAACACGGCCTCGACGCCCTTGTCCGGGAGCAGTTCGCTCAGGGCCTCGGGCGGCGCGCCGGCGAGCGAGACGTGCGACGGAAGGCCCAGCATCTCCACCGCTGCGCGGTTGCAGGTCAGGATGCGGCCGTCGCGATCGAGCGAAAGCACGCCG
This portion of the Acidobacteriota bacterium genome encodes:
- the polA gene encoding DNA polymerase I — its product is MTAKRLYLIDGYSTIFRAFYAIRGLSTSAGEPTNAIYGFINMLRKLLREEEPPLLGIALDVGRATVRTEAYAEYKANRAPMPEDLKAQMPAIRRAIEAFRIPILELERYEADDVIGTLGRKAQDAGYEVTIVSADKDLFQLVSDRVSLLHTGREKTYDPALVEQDFGVPPEQVVDVLALVGDKVDNVPGVPGIGQKGAQTLIREHGNLQTLLEAAAGLKRKAYREGLREHADQALLSRELVTIHTDLDVPFEPEALEMEAPDYEALADLCREFEFWSLLKELESESGGPEIEPAIVLDSVEAFEAAVLEMGPRIAVGVVFRRGGEPAGFSFAPVEEVADGEVAEVGRARFAGFDTAGVREAAAAQVRAWLADPDLELIGHDLKEVVRLCPHHEGRPAVAARLADTMLMAYLVHSAVRSFGLATVALDRLFYKATTPADAGLGEPGGPAATLGDDAGLGLYAAEQAVLPALILEALAEQWRESRGAREVYERIEAPLLPVLAAMEEEGIELDSGVLADMSRRLELDAGDLAEEIFDEAGERFNILSPQQLGVVLFDNLGLPSPGRTRKTKKYKTGADVLEHLAQQGHRLPAKVLHYRELTKLKSTYVDALPSLVAADGRLHTRYHQAVAATGRLSSHDPNLQNIPIRTDIGRRVRRAFRARDGYRLLVADYSQIELRVLAHISGDEALIDIFRHGGDIHRSTAATVFGVAPALVTDEQRRASKTINFGIIYGMSAFGLARALGIARGEAQAFIDAYFERFPGVRAYTEQTLASAEETLQVETLYGRVRYIPDIRSRNRAVRENARRMAVNARIQGTAADLLKLAMIAVDRRLRTELEEARLLLTVHDELVLEAPSTDMDALTALVREEMEGVADLSVPLVVDMDSGPDWYEAKA
- a CDS encoding TIGR03842 family LLM class F420-dependent oxidoreductase, with translation MSFGVVLQPDPPISRVVELAVMAERHGFDQSWLFDSHVLWPEPFVIFSRILASTERMGVGPMVTNPGTRDVTVLASLFATLDSMYPGRTLCAMGRGDSALRYIGRRPESLAASVNAMNVIRALFAGREADLGGTSVSIPWREGADAELPVWFAAYGPKALDTVGRHADGFVLQLADPKILEWTLQAMRDAAEDEGRDPDAITVCVVAPAYVGDDIEHQRDQLRWFGGMVGNHIHDLVVRYGEDDSKVPHVLAEYIRQRQGYDYSHHGRSGNPDTEFVPDGIVDRLCVLGTAEDHIAKLRELKALGVDHFAVYLMHDDKEGTLAAYGDRVIPALRNAE
- the ald gene encoding alanine dehydrogenase — translated: MRVGVPTEIKTDEHRVAITPAGVAAFTARGHEVAIESGAGVGSAIPDDAYRSAGAAIVDGADAVWAQADLVLKVKEPLEAEFERMRPGQVLFTYLHLAASEQLTASLLERRVVGIGYETVQLADGTLPLLVPMSEVAGRLSIQAGAACLERRAGGKGILLPGVSGVRRGLITIIGAGVVGMNACVVGVGLGAEVTILDINPLRLGYVRDVVQGHVTTLMSNAANIEGAVASADLVVCSVLIPGARAPRLVTRAHLAQMEPGSALVDVAVDQGGCAETSRPTTHRDPRYVEEGVVHYCVSNMPGAVPHTSTYALTNATMTYALEIADRGWRDAARRDPALASGVNVVDGHVTHEAVADAHGFEYVPLAEAAG
- the selB gene encoding selenocysteine-specific translation elongation factor; its protein translation is MNGVVANRFVVGTAGHVDHGKTRLVQALTGVDCDRWEEEKQRGITIDLGFASMVEDGWQIGFVDVPGHERFVHNALAGLGGIQMMVLVVAADEGVMPQTLEHLAICSLLRIPAGLAVLSKTDLVSPDLVELAELELEEALAGTPFAGAPIVPVSAQSGEGLEQLRAALVELARSAAPIDRYRSMPARLPIDRAFHLRGLGVLVTGTLARGIVSIGDELDILPAAGRARVRSIEVHGDRRQQAEAGERTSLQLVGVDLEQVARGHELTAPGVYRATTSLLVRCRLLASAPEPLDGSSPVRLHVNAAQRIGKLRPLEADRLMPGQEAVAEIRLDEPLVAVRGDRFVIRRPSPQTTLGGGDVLDPAWRRPRGKALGPTIDALGSGDRQAAAVQWAAASREAGLATTELALRLGVVPADAREVLNGAAQAGLLLEAGAGGRFVTATTVRRVTRRARRLVEAHFAADRLSRGMPKAELVRRLLGARAADLAPAYLDWSSRGGKDDAIVTDGELVTLPGRASELTGAESKLARDIVEGFEEQGLTPGSPEELCRTLGAKPQVFDGVLRYLVERGKLVRLPNGLVLAASSLERFQADLLATGWDIFTVAEFKDRFGLTRKWAIPLLEHLDRQRLTRREGDRRRVLRPRHRMEA
- a CDS encoding sigma-54 dependent transcriptional regulator → MSKARILIVDDEAGIRQTLRDILEDEGHSVTAAADAVSGQALMASDEFDLVLLDIWLPDRDGLEILEELREGDFQTPVVVISGHGNIDTAVKAMRVGAHDFLEKPLALNRVVVSVENALERNRLERQVRELSNRLDTERQLIGDSPSMRQLKDELKLAARAESRILITGENGTGKELVARRVHSLSQRRSRAFVEVNCAAIPEELIESELFGHIKGAFTGASENRRGRFEQADGGTLFLDEIADMSLNTQAKVLRVLEEQRFERVGGSEPIEVDVRVLAATNKDLEEGELPAGRFREDLYFRLAVIPLHVPALRERREDIPALIDHFLERFAAEAGRRPKTVDPQALERLVAYSWPGNVRELRNLSERLMIMAPGDVVVEADLPPRVRGADAIAQVGNDYASLKEARETFERLYIERRLGAAGGNVSQAARDLGIDRRHLYRKLQAYGIDPERGS